The proteins below are encoded in one region of Clostridium estertheticum:
- a CDS encoding vgrg protein: MALSSDIIFNNMLNQYKLQTKTKTNTNNISSDTSTSSVNQEIENQKIMFQTMLIQMMDSSGTSMMTQLMSSAISNQNSYSVNDSLNSLSDFNAKMRDASKSLSNDSNSNGLGFTSAKYESNLNPAAISNTLGDYGGKSYGAWQFSSKTGSLDSFISSLKIKDKEIYSRLTEAKAKDGNEFGKNFDETWTSIALSNKDKFLKLQQNSIKGNYYDVAASELKQKYGFDISKKSDALKESLLSTVVQHGVTGTLSVFSKLNLKNSDKNIINDLYNERQKVDVYFRDSSQAVKQSVYNRFTREKQDMLNMLNA; this comes from the coding sequence ATGGCATTATCTTCAGATATTATTTTTAATAACATGTTGAACCAATATAAATTACAAACAAAAACAAAAACAAATACTAATAATATAAGTTCGGATACAAGCACAAGTAGTGTTAATCAGGAAATAGAAAATCAGAAAATCATGTTTCAGACAATGCTTATTCAAATGATGGATAGTTCGGGAACTTCGATGATGACACAACTAATGTCTAGTGCTATATCAAATCAAAATTCTTATAGCGTAAATGATTCATTAAATTCACTGAGTGATTTTAATGCTAAAATGAGAGATGCCTCCAAATCATTATCAAATGATTCTAATTCTAATGGATTGGGGTTTACATCGGCTAAATATGAATCTAATCTTAATCCAGCAGCAATAAGCAATACATTAGGTGATTATGGCGGAAAATCTTATGGAGCATGGCAATTTTCATCGAAGACTGGTTCTTTAGATTCATTTATAAGTTCACTAAAAATAAAAGATAAAGAAATTTATTCAAGGTTAACAGAAGCAAAAGCCAAAGATGGTAATGAATTTGGGAAAAACTTTGATGAAACGTGGACAAGTATTGCATTATCTAATAAAGATAAATTTTTAAAATTGCAGCAAAACAGTATAAAAGGAAATTATTACGATGTAGCAGCATCAGAATTAAAGCAAAAGTATGGTTTTGATATAAGCAAGAAAAGTGATGCTTTAAAAGAAAGTCTACTGTCTACAGTGGTTCAACATGGTGTTACAGGTACTTTATCAGTGTTCTCAAAACTTAATTTGAAAAATAGTGATAAGAATATTATAAATGATTTATATAACGAGCGCCAAAAGGTTGATGTTTATTTTAGAGATAGTTCACAAGCTGTAAAGCAAAGTGTATACAATAGATTTACAAGAGAAAAGCAGGATATGCTAAATATGTTAAATGCATAA
- a CDS encoding helix-turn-helix domain-containing protein, which translates to MQNEINYVKVGTRIRIEREKFDMTREKLSELLNLSPYFLGQIERGERRMSINTLINITECLHVSIDYLIFEQLNVNANNDALHSLIDKCSEKEIKVIESLIKLIIPHLAR; encoded by the coding sequence GTGCAAAATGAAATTAATTATGTAAAAGTTGGAACTAGAATAAGGATTGAACGAGAAAAGTTTGATATGACAAGGGAAAAATTATCGGAGCTCTTAAACCTTTCACCATACTTTCTAGGGCAAATTGAAAGAGGAGAAAGACGAATGAGCATTAACACATTAATAAACATTACTGAATGTTTACATGTTTCGATAGATTACTTAATTTTTGAACAGTTAAATGTCAATGCTAATAATGATGCGTTACATTCATTAATTGATAAATGTTCAGAAAAAGAAATCAAAGTAATTGAAAGCCTTATAAAACTAATAATACCACATTTAGCAAGGTGA
- a CDS encoding NUDIX hydrolase, giving the protein MSMKNITTLADTQYLKLYDAEYINKNGECKNWSIASRKNIDTLKNIYFNKAECAIDAVIIIATHTLENKLVIIKQFRVPLNDYVYEIPAGLIDPGEDFKTTVARELKEETGLDLIQIDYSKTKSQAYISTGMTDESAALVYCTCQGKVSKDYLEPDEDIEVILLSKAEAKILIDSDKKIDIKAFLSIQNFIA; this is encoded by the coding sequence ATGAGTATGAAAAATATTACAACACTAGCAGATACACAATATTTAAAACTCTACGATGCAGAATATATTAACAAAAACGGGGAATGCAAAAATTGGTCAATAGCTTCTAGAAAAAACATAGATACATTAAAAAATATCTATTTTAATAAAGCAGAGTGCGCTATAGATGCCGTAATAATAATAGCAACTCACACCCTTGAAAATAAGTTAGTAATTATAAAACAATTTAGAGTCCCTCTTAATGATTATGTTTATGAAATTCCTGCTGGGCTTATTGATCCTGGTGAGGATTTTAAAACTACTGTTGCTCGAGAACTAAAGGAAGAAACCGGACTTGATTTGATCCAAATTGATTATTCTAAGACAAAATCACAGGCTTACATTTCAACCGGTATGACAGATGAATCCGCTGCACTCGTGTATTGTACTTGCCAAGGTAAAGTCTCCAAAGATTATCTAGAACCTGATGAAGATATTGAGGTTATACTTTTATCCAAGGCAGAAGCTAAAATTTTAATTGATTCTGATAAGAAAATAGACATTAAGGCTTTTCTTTCAATACAAAACTTTATCGCTTAG
- a CDS encoding [FeFe] hydrogenase, group A encodes MTGQFMLIDDIPVEINGEKNILELVRKAGIDLPTLCYYSELSVYGACRMCMVENKWGGMEAACSTPPKANMEIYTNTPKLRKYKKMILELLLAAHCRDCTTCEKSGQCKLQELAKQFGITKVRFSNTSVKSKIDDSSVCIVRDKSKCILCGDCVRMCEEVQNVGAIDFVNRGSKMTVGTAFDVPLADTNCVGCGQCAAVCPTGAIIVKNDTQRLWKDISDIETLVVVQIAPAVRVGISEELGIKNDANVMGKIVSSLRKMGVDEVFDTSTGADLTVLEETKEFISRIQNDEKLPLFTSCCPAWVNYVENNYPSLIKNISTCRSPMQMFASVIKEQYKESNKRIVHVAIMPCTAKKFESQRDEFIENGANNVDYVITTQELIKMIKESGIVFSEVLPEAVDMPFGVSSGAGVIFGVTGGVTEAVIRRVIEDKSPSALRAIAFARVRGMEGVKETSITVGGRLINVAVVSGLKNADELVKKIQAGEAQYDFVEVMACPGGCIGGAGQPFVKSKGKLKRGALLYEADRMNVIRRSEENPLMDTLYKGLLKDKVHKLLHVEYK; translated from the coding sequence ATGACTGGTCAATTTATGCTTATAGACGATATTCCTGTAGAGATAAATGGAGAAAAAAACATTCTTGAGTTAGTTAGGAAAGCAGGCATTGATTTGCCCACCTTATGTTATTATTCAGAGCTTTCAGTGTATGGTGCCTGTCGTATGTGCATGGTAGAAAACAAATGGGGAGGAATGGAAGCGGCCTGCTCTACTCCCCCAAAGGCTAATATGGAGATTTATACAAATACACCGAAGCTCCGTAAATATAAAAAAATGATACTTGAATTACTATTAGCTGCGCATTGTAGGGATTGTACTACATGTGAGAAAAGCGGTCAGTGCAAATTGCAAGAACTTGCTAAACAGTTTGGAATAACAAAAGTAAGATTCAGTAACACTTCTGTGAAGAGCAAAATAGATGACTCTTCAGTATGCATAGTGCGCGATAAAAGTAAGTGTATTTTATGTGGTGATTGTGTACGTATGTGTGAGGAAGTGCAAAATGTTGGAGCTATTGATTTTGTTAATAGAGGTTCGAAAATGACTGTAGGAACGGCTTTTGATGTACCACTTGCCGATACCAATTGCGTTGGGTGCGGACAGTGCGCAGCAGTGTGTCCTACTGGCGCAATTATTGTGAAAAATGATACGCAAAGGCTTTGGAAAGATATTAGTGATATAGAAACATTAGTCGTGGTTCAGATTGCACCTGCAGTACGTGTAGGAATTAGTGAGGAATTAGGCATAAAAAATGATGCAAATGTTATGGGCAAAATTGTAAGCAGTCTTAGGAAAATGGGCGTTGATGAAGTTTTTGACACGTCGACAGGAGCTGATCTTACAGTACTTGAGGAGACAAAAGAATTCATTTCAAGAATTCAGAATGATGAAAAATTACCATTATTTACATCGTGCTGTCCTGCTTGGGTAAATTATGTTGAAAATAATTACCCTAGTTTAATTAAAAATATTTCTACATGTCGTTCACCTATGCAGATGTTTGCATCTGTAATTAAAGAGCAATATAAGGAATCTAATAAAAGAATTGTCCATGTGGCAATAATGCCTTGCACAGCAAAAAAATTTGAATCACAAAGAGATGAATTTATAGAGAATGGGGCTAATAATGTAGATTATGTAATAACTACGCAAGAGCTTATTAAAATGATAAAAGAGTCAGGTATTGTTTTTTCTGAGGTATTGCCTGAAGCAGTTGATATGCCATTTGGTGTCAGTAGTGGAGCTGGTGTTATATTTGGAGTAACAGGTGGGGTAACTGAGGCTGTTATACGCCGCGTAATAGAGGATAAATCACCTTCTGCATTACGTGCTATTGCTTTCGCTAGAGTAAGGGGGATGGAGGGAGTTAAAGAAACAAGTATTACAGTTGGTGGACGTTTAATAAATGTAGCTGTTGTAAGTGGACTTAAAAATGCTGATGAACTTGTGAAAAAAATACAGGCAGGCGAGGCTCAATATGATTTTGTTGAAGTTATGGCGTGTCCTGGCGGATGTATTGGTGGTGCAGGACAACCATTTGTAAAATCAAAGGGAAAATTAAAACGTGGTGCTTTATTATATGAAGCAGACAGAATGAATGTTATAAGGCGATCAGAGGAAAATCCTCTGATGGATACATTGTATAAAGGTTTGTTAAAAGATAAGGTTCACAAGTTATTACATGTAGAATACAAATAA
- the nuoF gene encoding NADH-quinone oxidoreductase subunit NuoF: MLLSRNDLISIRNEYADSFNRQHKKILICAGTGCIAGGALEIYDEFVKLMKDKGIDCELGLQKEPHDESVGIKKSGCHGFCEMGPLVRIEPWGYLYIKVKREDCAEILEKTILNNECVERLAYTKNGKIYKKQEEIPFYKSQTRLALEHCGHIDATSIEEYLAIGGYTALEKALFDMDEESIIKEIEESNLRGRGGGGFPTGRKWSQVKKQKTDIKYIVCNGDEGDPGAFMDRSLMEGDPHRVLEGMMIAAIACGSHEGYIYVRAEYPLAVNRLKNAISQARSYGILGDNILGTSFSFDIKINKGAGAFVCGEGSALTASIEGKRGMPRVKPPRTVEQGLFAKPTVLNNVETFANVPLIINKGARWYKSIGPENSPGTKAFALTGNIENTGLIEVPMGSTLREIIFGIGGGIKGGKKFKAVQIGGPSGGCLITSDLDLRLDFDSLKKVGAMIGSGGLVVMDEDTCMVEVAKFFMTFTQNESCGKCIPCREGTKRMLEVLQGITSGKGKPSDIDMLLELADTISQTALCGLGKTAALPVVSTIKNFRSEYETHINQKKCPSKTCVGLKTIFIDKELCRGCSKCSRICPVNAISGKIKSTYTIDKDKCIKCGACVEACTFKAIKED, from the coding sequence ATGCTTCTTAGTAGAAATGATTTAATTAGTATCAGAAATGAATATGCTGATAGTTTTAATAGGCAACATAAAAAAATCCTTATATGTGCAGGTACTGGTTGTATTGCAGGTGGTGCACTTGAAATTTATGATGAATTTGTAAAGCTTATGAAGGATAAAGGGATAGATTGTGAGTTAGGTCTCCAAAAGGAACCACATGACGAATCAGTTGGAATTAAAAAGAGTGGATGTCATGGATTTTGCGAAATGGGACCGCTTGTAAGGATTGAGCCATGGGGATATTTATATATAAAAGTAAAACGAGAGGATTGCGCCGAAATACTCGAAAAAACTATTCTTAACAATGAGTGTGTTGAGAGGCTTGCATACACTAAAAACGGGAAAATATATAAAAAGCAAGAGGAAATTCCTTTTTATAAGAGTCAAACAAGACTAGCACTTGAACATTGTGGACATATTGATGCAACTTCTATAGAAGAATATCTTGCTATAGGAGGATATACAGCACTTGAGAAAGCTTTATTTGATATGGATGAAGAAAGTATCATTAAAGAAATAGAAGAATCTAATTTAAGAGGACGTGGAGGCGGCGGATTTCCTACAGGCCGTAAGTGGTCACAGGTGAAAAAACAGAAAACCGATATAAAATATATTGTATGTAATGGTGATGAGGGTGATCCAGGCGCGTTTATGGATAGAAGTCTTATGGAGGGAGATCCACATAGAGTACTTGAAGGTATGATGATTGCGGCTATCGCGTGTGGGTCTCATGAAGGATATATTTATGTACGGGCTGAGTATCCTCTTGCTGTAAATAGACTTAAAAATGCTATTAGTCAAGCAAGAAGTTATGGTATCTTAGGTGATAATATTCTTGGTACAAGCTTTAGTTTTGATATTAAAATAAACAAAGGGGCAGGTGCTTTCGTTTGTGGTGAGGGTAGTGCACTTACGGCTTCAATTGAAGGAAAAAGAGGAATGCCAAGAGTAAAACCACCAAGAACAGTTGAGCAAGGACTTTTTGCTAAACCAACAGTACTTAATAATGTAGAAACATTTGCTAATGTTCCTTTAATTATTAATAAAGGTGCAAGATGGTATAAATCTATAGGACCTGAAAACAGTCCTGGTACAAAGGCTTTTGCTTTAACTGGAAACATAGAAAACACAGGACTTATTGAAGTTCCAATGGGATCGACGTTAAGAGAAATAATATTTGGAATAGGTGGAGGAATTAAGGGTGGCAAGAAATTTAAGGCTGTCCAGATAGGTGGCCCATCAGGGGGATGCCTTATAACGTCAGATCTCGATTTAAGGCTTGATTTTGATTCATTAAAAAAAGTTGGGGCAATGATAGGCTCAGGTGGACTTGTGGTTATGGATGAGGATACATGCATGGTTGAGGTTGCAAAATTTTTTATGACATTCACTCAAAATGAATCTTGTGGAAAATGTATTCCTTGCCGTGAGGGTACTAAAAGAATGCTTGAAGTTCTTCAGGGAATTACTTCGGGCAAGGGCAAACCATCAGATATCGACATGTTACTCGAACTTGCAGATACCATATCACAAACAGCATTATGTGGTCTTGGAAAAACAGCTGCATTACCAGTTGTTAGTACTATTAAAAATTTTAGATCTGAGTATGAAACACACATAAATCAAAAGAAATGTCCATCAAAAACTTGTGTTGGGCTTAAGACTATATTTATTGATAAAGAACTTTGCAGGGGTTGCTCGAAGTGCTCAAGGATTTGCCCAGTTAATGCGATTTCAGGCAAAATAAAGTCAACATATACAATTGACAAAGATAAGTGCATTAAGTGTGGTGCCTGTGTTGAAGCTTGCACATTTAAAGCTATAAAGGAGGATTAA
- a CDS encoding complex I 24 kDa subunit family protein, translating to MSSQIDFSKLDNILQNHENKPSNIIAILQDTQEIYRYLPKEVFAYFSEKLGMSMAKIYGVATFYDNFSLEPKGTYVIKICDGTACHVRKSVPILDKMRAELGLSEKKTTTDDLRFTVETVSCLGACGLAPAITINDKVHGAMTPQKAMELLNALKEEK from the coding sequence ATGAGTTCACAAATTGATTTTAGTAAATTAGATAATATACTCCAAAATCATGAAAATAAACCTAGTAATATTATTGCAATATTACAAGACACGCAGGAAATATATAGGTATTTACCTAAAGAGGTATTTGCATATTTTTCAGAAAAGCTTGGAATGAGTATGGCCAAAATATATGGTGTGGCAACTTTTTATGATAACTTCTCTTTAGAACCAAAAGGTACGTATGTTATAAAAATATGTGATGGCACAGCATGTCATGTAAGAAAGTCTGTTCCTATTTTAGACAAAATGCGAGCAGAGCTAGGATTGTCAGAAAAGAAGACTACAACGGATGATTTGAGGTTTACAGTGGAAACGGTTTCTTGTCTTGGCGCTTGTGGGCTTGCACCTGCTATAACTATTAATGATAAAGTACATGGTGCTATGACTCCACAAAAAGCAATGGAACTTTTAAACGCACTTAAGGAGGAAAAATAA
- a CDS encoding GGDEF domain-containing protein gives MDKTLISIDEITSRVKDLIKNNEGPFSVVTCDIDNLNNINKIHGNDIGDEVISKVISIFSNNLSDTDLINRSGDEFTLLLVKKGAERSFMDLEEIRRYLSDNTFDLKSLTKTENINITLSFGVASYPRDSKNVIDLLRVADSGLFRAKKEGRNRICLSEAESMVLKSSYFTKTQLDRLSELSKSNDKTEAFLLREALDGLFKKYNK, from the coding sequence ATGGATAAAACACTAATTTCTATAGATGAAATAACATCAAGGGTTAAAGATTTAATTAAAAATAATGAAGGACCTTTTAGTGTAGTTACATGTGATATTGATAATCTAAACAATATTAATAAAATTCATGGAAATGATATAGGAGATGAAGTAATTAGTAAAGTTATTTCTATATTTAGTAATAATTTATCTGATACAGATTTAATAAATAGAAGTGGTGACGAATTTACTTTGTTACTTGTAAAAAAAGGTGCAGAGAGAAGCTTTATGGACTTAGAAGAAATAAGAAGATATTTATCAGATAATACCTTCGATTTAAAAAGTTTAACTAAAACAGAAAATATTAATATTACTCTAAGCTTTGGAGTTGCTAGTTATCCACGTGATTCTAAAAATGTTATAGATCTTCTTAGGGTTGCGGATAGCGGTCTTTTCAGAGCTAAAAAAGAGGGGAGAAACAGAATTTGTTTATCAGAGGCAGAAAGCATGGTACTGAAATCAAGTTATTTTACAAAGACCCAACTTGATAGGTTATCAGAACTTTCTAAGTCAAATGATAAAACCGAAGCATTTCTTTTAAGAGAAGCATTGGATGGCTTATTTAAAAAATATAACAAATAA
- the clcA gene encoding H(+)/Cl(-) exchange transporter ClcA, whose product MESKNKHNTYNSLFNWRSLRLKLVFEGIGVGIITGLLIVLYRYTLEKAGIFVTYVYKTISINPVLILPWICALILIGYIVGLMVKHEPMITGSGIPQVEGVLLRKLDMTWWRVIIGKFFGGVLSIGSGLSLGREGPSVQLGAAVGQGFSKVFKRIKIEEKYLMTSGASAGLSAAFNAPLAGALFALEEVHKNFSPLILLSALSAALSADFVASSFLGLKPIFVIKNLSILPLKFYFYLIILGVIVGVLGVLFNKILLKTQDIYVAQTWLPKEMRMVVPLLISVILGILLPQALGGGHELITSLFTGNPSLAILVILVFVKFLFTMLSFGSGAPGGIFLPLLAIGALIGNVYGITLVHFAHFNSMYINNFIILAMAGYFTAVVRAPITGIILLTEMTGSFSQLLSLSVVSIVAYIVADILASKPIYESLLEKFLHNQGEKISFGNKKNKAILEFVVCMGSDLDGKRIKDVIWPSHCLLVTVKRGEHEILPKGSTVIFPGDYLIVLTNEDRVAKMNDALTIMTASCEVLK is encoded by the coding sequence ATGGAATCAAAAAACAAACACAATACCTACAATTCTTTATTCAACTGGCGTAGTCTTAGATTAAAGCTCGTGTTTGAAGGAATAGGAGTAGGTATTATTACAGGTTTATTAATTGTACTGTATCGTTATACACTTGAAAAAGCAGGAATTTTTGTAACTTATGTTTATAAAACTATATCTATAAACCCAGTACTTATTTTGCCATGGATTTGTGCTTTAATACTTATAGGATATATTGTAGGACTAATGGTTAAACATGAACCCATGATTACTGGAAGTGGAATCCCTCAAGTGGAAGGAGTTTTACTTAGAAAACTTGATATGACCTGGTGGAGAGTTATAATTGGTAAATTTTTTGGAGGAGTTCTTTCAATAGGATCAGGTCTTTCTTTAGGAAGGGAAGGACCATCGGTTCAATTAGGTGCAGCCGTTGGTCAAGGCTTTAGTAAGGTCTTTAAAAGAATAAAGATTGAAGAAAAATATCTCATGACAAGTGGAGCTAGTGCAGGACTGTCAGCTGCATTTAATGCACCACTCGCTGGAGCATTGTTTGCATTAGAAGAGGTTCATAAAAACTTTTCACCTTTAATTTTACTGTCTGCATTATCTGCGGCATTATCAGCTGATTTTGTAGCAAGTAGCTTTTTGGGCCTAAAACCGATTTTCGTAATTAAAAATCTATCTATATTGCCACTTAAATTTTATTTTTATTTGATTATACTAGGTGTTATTGTTGGGGTTTTAGGGGTTTTATTTAATAAAATTCTTTTGAAAACCCAGGATATATATGTAGCTCAAACGTGGCTCCCAAAAGAAATGAGAATGGTAGTACCATTATTAATTTCAGTTATACTTGGAATTTTATTACCACAAGCATTAGGGGGAGGTCACGAACTAATAACCTCACTATTTACAGGAAACCCATCTTTAGCAATTTTAGTAATTCTAGTTTTTGTAAAATTCTTATTCACTATGCTAAGTTTTGGATCGGGTGCACCAGGAGGAATCTTTCTTCCACTTCTTGCTATTGGAGCCTTAATAGGAAATGTTTATGGGATAACACTTGTACATTTTGCACATTTTAATAGTATGTATATCAATAACTTTATAATACTTGCAATGGCAGGATATTTCACAGCTGTAGTTAGAGCGCCTATAACTGGAATTATTCTACTTACTGAAATGACAGGTTCTTTTAGTCAATTACTTTCTTTATCTGTTGTATCTATTGTTGCATATATTGTGGCTGATATTTTGGCATCAAAGCCTATTTATGAATCGTTACTTGAAAAATTTCTACATAATCAAGGAGAAAAGATATCCTTCGGTAATAAGAAAAACAAGGCTATACTAGAGTTTGTTGTTTGTATGGGGTCAGATTTAGATGGAAAACGAATTAAAGATGTCATATGGCCGTCTCATTGCTTATTAGTAACAGTTAAGCGAGGAGAACATGAGATACTTCCAAAAGGATCTACCGTTATTTTTCCAGGCGATTATTTGATTGTACTCACCAATGAGGATAGAGTTGCTAAAATGAATGATGCGCTTACAATAATGACGGCAAGCTGTGAGGTATTAAAATAA
- a CDS encoding SPFH domain-containing protein gives MIPYTLLIIAAIVIVVLILIIYAIGATSIGSDEVGIVEKWWSSGGSVPADGLIALKGEAGYQPEVLRAGIHFKTPFKYKVKKVRLVTIPQGQIAYVFSRSGESLGEGQTLGKVIPQSKSFQDVVGFLNNGGQKGPQRQILREGTYAFNLAQFIIITKDKVHSIFTSKAETAQIETMRSDLAKDSGFNPVIISSSKVSESYTQQDDGSEIENTFNKNTAKRSTNRDTIGIVTINEGPTPDNGAIIAPIVGDGINNEFYHNNFQEPEKFLAADGRKGKQMQVLTDGVYFINRMFATVDIVPKSIIDIGYVGVVVSYFGDKGEDVSGKGYSHGELVEQGKKGIWRDSMMPGKYAFNTYAGKVVPVPTTNVILKWISGQTGVHKLDDNLKEISLITKDAFEPNLPLTVVFNIDYRKASSVIQRFGDIKMLIEQSLDPMVAGYFKNIGQTKTLIELVQDRSQIQQQAADEMTGKFKLYDLELQEVLIGTPAASSSDTRIEKILAQLRDRQVAMEEIKTNEAKQKSAEKQRELNEAEAKAMAQSALTQSSIDIEVADNKGKSELRLAEQLALKTQKLAEADKYKRTQEADAERYTREAQAAAQAKTIELTAEANAKQVELQAKAESFKLETVGNATALNIKAVADATAEQETKVGIAKGAAAKALVEAYGGPDLQVRQSVMIAFAEALKISKSPLVPQTIIMGGADGKTPNAMEGIMSMVLANMASEKGSIIPKSIENIDVKEGIKTQSK, from the coding sequence ATGATTCCGTACACATTATTAATTATAGCAGCTATAGTAATAGTAGTACTAATTTTAATTATTTATGCAATAGGGGCTACAAGCATAGGATCAGATGAAGTAGGTATTGTAGAGAAATGGTGGAGTTCAGGTGGTTCAGTGCCAGCTGATGGCCTTATAGCACTTAAAGGAGAAGCAGGTTACCAACCAGAAGTACTAAGGGCTGGTATTCATTTCAAAACACCTTTCAAGTATAAGGTTAAAAAGGTGAGGCTTGTAACTATACCACAAGGACAAATAGCTTATGTATTTTCAAGGTCTGGAGAAAGTTTAGGAGAGGGTCAAACTTTAGGTAAGGTTATACCACAAAGCAAGTCATTCCAGGACGTTGTAGGATTTTTAAATAATGGTGGACAAAAAGGACCACAAAGGCAAATTCTTCGTGAGGGTACTTATGCATTTAACTTAGCACAATTTATTATAATTACGAAGGATAAAGTACATTCAATATTTACTTCAAAAGCTGAAACAGCTCAAATAGAGACAATGAGAAGTGACTTAGCTAAGGATAGTGGGTTTAATCCTGTAATTATATCAAGTTCAAAAGTTTCTGAGTCATATACTCAGCAGGATGATGGTAGTGAAATAGAAAATACCTTTAATAAAAACACAGCTAAAAGGTCAACTAACCGTGATACTATAGGTATTGTAACTATTAATGAGGGTCCAACACCTGACAATGGAGCAATTATAGCACCTATTGTTGGTGATGGTATAAATAACGAGTTCTATCACAACAATTTTCAAGAACCAGAGAAATTTTTAGCTGCAGATGGTAGAAAAGGTAAACAAATGCAAGTACTTACTGATGGAGTTTATTTCATTAATAGGATGTTTGCAACTGTTGATATAGTACCTAAAAGCATAATAGATATTGGATATGTAGGGGTAGTGGTAAGCTACTTTGGGGATAAAGGTGAAGATGTTTCTGGGAAAGGATATTCTCATGGAGAGCTTGTAGAACAAGGGAAAAAGGGTATTTGGAGAGATTCTATGATGCCAGGAAAGTATGCATTTAATACTTATGCTGGTAAAGTGGTTCCAGTTCCTACTACCAATGTAATACTTAAGTGGATTAGTGGCCAAACTGGTGTGCATAAGTTAGATGATAATTTAAAAGAAATTAGTTTGATAACTAAAGATGCTTTTGAGCCTAATTTACCACTAACCGTAGTATTTAACATTGATTATAGAAAAGCATCATCAGTTATACAAAGGTTTGGGGATATTAAAATGCTTATTGAACAATCCCTTGATCCAATGGTAGCTGGGTATTTTAAGAATATAGGACAAACAAAAACTCTTATAGAACTTGTTCAAGATAGAAGTCAGATTCAACAACAAGCAGCAGATGAAATGACGGGTAAATTTAAACTATATGATTTAGAACTACAAGAAGTATTAATTGGAACACCAGCTGCTTCTTCTAGTGATACAAGAATTGAAAAAATTCTTGCACAGTTAAGAGATAGACAAGTAGCTATGGAAGAAATTAAGACAAATGAAGCTAAACAAAAATCTGCTGAAAAGCAAAGAGAACTAAATGAAGCAGAGGCAAAAGCAATGGCGCAGTCAGCTCTTACACAATCAAGTATTGATATAGAAGTTGCTGATAATAAGGGTAAATCTGAATTAAGACTCGCAGAACAGTTAGCACTTAAAACTCAGAAACTTGCAGAAGCCGACAAATACAAGAGAACTCAAGAAGCAGATGCTGAGAGATACACAAGGGAAGCACAAGCTGCAGCCCAGGCAAAGACTATTGAACTTACCGCTGAGGCTAATGCGAAACAAGTAGAGCTTCAAGCAAAAGCAGAATCATTTAAACTTGAAACAGTTGGAAATGCAACAGCATTAAATATTAAAGCAGTTGCGGATGCTACTGCTGAGCAAGAAACAAAGGTAGGAATTGCAAAGGGAGCTGCGGCTAAGGCTTTAGTTGAGGCATATGGTGGCCCTGATTTACAAGTTAGGCAAAGTGTCATGATAGCATTTGCAGAGGCGTTAAAGATAAGTAAGTCACCACTAGTGCCACAAACTATAATAATGGGTGGAGCTGATGGAAAAACACCTAACGCAATGGAAGGTATAATGAGTATGGTACTTGCAAATATGGCAAGTGAAAAAGGTTCAATAATACCAAAAAGTATTGAGAACATTGACGTTAAAGAGGGAATCAAAACACAAAGTAAATAG